Proteins co-encoded in one Bacillus paramycoides genomic window:
- a CDS encoding spore germination protein — MGSFNKWIRGEKSFSAQEQADHLLNKSISSSLSLNLKHLSKLFSGIPELITRTFPLKNGKEAALIYMEGLVDKTVINIDILRPLLFKEWNEDNFWESSVTIGNVKKVQQWSDIEQSLLHGKSILFINEQLTALELDTQAAPKRSIEEPTTETSIKSSHEGFNEVASDSLALIRRYIPNRELKVKEFTVGKRATSKVFLLYLADVANEDVVQEMACRIESIKVDAILTTGELEGFVEDNSYTLFPQLSITERPDTTAHHILNGRIAIVVDRSPGVLIGPMTFSSFFQTIDDYSFRPIIPSFIRLLRFTGLFIAIFAPALYIAMISFHYEVIPLKLLLTIGESRAKIPFPPILEALLMELVLEMLREAAVRLPGPVGQTIGVVGGIVIGQAAVQAGIVSNVMVIVVSITAVASFIIPNLEMSAGVRILRFPMMIIASLFGVIGIMVGMAVIIIHILSMESLGVPYGSPFFPSFASDLKDILVRLPWKLMKKRPLSLNLKQENRQPDIEEKEEDE, encoded by the coding sequence ATGGGGTCTTTTAATAAATGGATACGTGGTGAAAAATCTTTTTCTGCACAAGAGCAAGCTGATCACCTATTAAATAAATCTATCTCTTCTTCTCTTTCCCTTAATCTAAAGCACTTGTCCAAGCTGTTTAGTGGTATTCCAGAATTAATTACACGAACCTTTCCGTTAAAAAACGGAAAAGAAGCTGCCCTTATATATATGGAAGGACTTGTAGACAAAACCGTTATTAACATCGATATTCTTCGCCCACTCCTATTTAAAGAGTGGAATGAAGATAATTTTTGGGAATCTTCCGTTACAATCGGAAATGTAAAAAAAGTTCAGCAATGGTCAGACATTGAACAGTCCCTTTTACATGGTAAAAGCATTTTATTTATAAACGAACAGCTTACAGCGTTAGAACTTGATACACAAGCGGCGCCAAAAAGAAGTATTGAAGAACCTACAACAGAAACTTCCATAAAAAGCTCTCACGAAGGATTTAATGAGGTCGCGAGTGACAGTCTTGCACTTATTCGTAGATATATTCCAAATCGCGAATTGAAAGTGAAAGAATTCACTGTTGGTAAACGAGCTACTTCAAAAGTTTTTTTGCTATACTTAGCAGACGTTGCAAACGAAGATGTCGTACAGGAGATGGCATGCCGCATCGAATCAATCAAAGTGGATGCCATTCTTACTACCGGAGAATTAGAAGGGTTTGTTGAAGATAATTCCTATACTCTCTTTCCGCAATTATCTATCACCGAACGCCCTGACACAACGGCCCATCACATTTTGAACGGGCGAATCGCTATTGTTGTGGATCGCTCACCAGGCGTATTAATTGGACCTATGACCTTTTCATCCTTTTTTCAAACAATAGATGATTACAGCTTTAGACCAATCATTCCATCTTTCATACGATTACTTCGTTTCACCGGATTATTTATTGCAATATTTGCTCCAGCTCTTTATATTGCTATGATTTCCTTCCATTATGAAGTGATTCCACTTAAATTATTGTTAACAATTGGTGAATCTCGAGCAAAAATTCCTTTCCCACCTATATTAGAAGCACTTTTGATGGAATTAGTACTTGAAATGCTACGCGAAGCTGCAGTTCGACTTCCTGGTCCCGTCGGACAAACAATTGGCGTCGTAGGAGGGATTGTCATTGGACAAGCTGCAGTTCAAGCAGGAATCGTAAGTAATGTTATGGTTATCGTCGTATCTATTACCGCAGTCGCTTCTTTTATCATCCCCAACCTGGAAATGTCAGCAGGAGTTCGGATTCTTCGCTTTCCAATGATGATAATCGCTTCTTTATTTGGAGTCATTGGAATTATGGTTGGGATGGCAGTCATCATCATCCATATTCTTTCTATGGAATCACTTGGTGTTCCTTACGGTAGTCCTTTTTTTCCGTCATTTGCGTCGGATTTAAAAGACATTCTTGTACGTTTACCATGGAAACTGATGAAGAAACGACCACTATCCCTTAACTTAAAACAAGAAAATCGACAACCGGATATAGAAGAAAAGGAGGAAGATGAGTGA
- a CDS encoding Ger(x)C family spore germination protein — MRRFIPFIIFCFLITFLTGCGDRLDLEKQSISLIYGFDAKAKGKLMVYHVNPIFNEDVEKKFETHEAIVHTPREAKATFNSSSSGLVSTEKLQLILFSTKFLKQEGAMPYLDVWYRDPKNTGNMRMVAVDGPISSVIYNNFKDKPALPEYLTDLINTNKLYNRTVFTPFHEFHRQTFNKGITPAISEIKKGKKDVVVTGSALLTSRGIYKMSLNRYESALLLMLQKKANIPVSLTLKIPSHSVESNSHLKDTDGDDFVTINVLSINRDIHTDYKDNHFKFNIAMDFKVSVSELRFNMDIDKDRKKLTSLITKQLNKDLNDLIQKIQKQQLDPFGFGDYARAFQYKRWKTVEDDWPSAFSKANVKVTPTIKILENGIIK, encoded by the coding sequence ATGAGACGCTTTATTCCTTTCATTATATTTTGCTTTCTCATAACATTTTTAACAGGATGTGGAGATCGACTCGACTTAGAAAAACAATCGATTTCATTAATTTACGGTTTTGATGCAAAAGCAAAAGGAAAATTAATGGTGTACCACGTAAACCCTATTTTTAATGAAGATGTAGAAAAAAAGTTCGAAACTCATGAAGCAATAGTACATACACCTCGAGAAGCAAAAGCGACGTTTAATAGCTCAAGTAGCGGTTTAGTATCTACAGAAAAGTTACAACTCATTTTATTTAGCACGAAGTTTTTAAAACAAGAAGGAGCTATGCCTTACCTTGATGTTTGGTATCGCGACCCTAAAAACACAGGAAATATGCGTATGGTTGCAGTTGATGGTCCAATTTCTTCAGTTATATATAACAACTTTAAAGATAAGCCTGCTCTTCCTGAGTATTTAACAGATTTAATTAATACAAATAAATTATACAATCGGACAGTTTTCACACCATTTCATGAATTTCATAGGCAAACGTTTAATAAAGGTATAACACCTGCTATCTCAGAAATAAAAAAAGGCAAAAAAGATGTGGTTGTTACTGGCTCTGCACTATTAACTTCTCGCGGAATCTACAAGATGTCTTTAAATCGATATGAAAGTGCCCTTCTTCTTATGTTGCAAAAGAAAGCGAATATACCCGTTTCACTTACACTGAAAATCCCTTCTCATTCAGTTGAAAGTAATAGTCATCTAAAAGATACCGATGGCGACGATTTCGTAACAATAAATGTTCTTAGCATCAATCGTGATATCCATACAGACTATAAAGATAACCACTTCAAATTTAATATTGCAATGGACTTTAAAGTTTCCGTATCTGAACTTAGATTCAACATGGATATAGATAAAGATAGAAAGAAATTAACTTCACTTATTACAAAACAACTAAACAAAGACTTAAACGATTTAATCCAAAAAATTCAAAAACAACAACTCGATCCATTCGGATTTGGTGATTATGCAAGAGCCTTTCAATATAAGAGATGGAAAACAGTTGAAGATGATTGGCCGAGTGCCTTTTCAAAAGCTAATGTAAAAGTAACTCCTACTATTAAAATTTTAGAAAACGGGATTATTAAATAG
- a CDS encoding amino acid permease codes for MSLLIKKTMDEEKKKVLNQTLGAIDLTLLGIGAIIGTGIFVLTGIVAAKHAGPAIVLSFILAAIVCACVAFCYAEFASTVPVSGSVYSYTYMTLGEIFAFIVGWCVMLEYLLATSAVAAGWSAYFQSLLIGFNIHIPTIFASAPGMGKGGIIDLPAVFIILVVTLLLSRGAKESARINNIMVVIKLAVIVGFIAVGTQYVKPENWQPFLPFGFHGVVGGAATVFFAFLGFDAVATAAEEVKRPQRNVPIGLLVSLFICTILYVGVSFVLTGMVPFTELNVADPVAYALRIVGEDRIAGLLSVGAIAGLTTVLLVAMFAFVRVSYSMSRDGLLPKRLSSVHKRLQTPFFNTWVTGIIAALLAGLVDLNLLANLVNMGTITAFVFVSIAVIVLRKTHPNMKRPFRAPLVPFLPIVSIVSCIYLALNLSQLTIISFVAWVIIGVVIYFVYAKKHSNIRNGNRV; via the coding sequence ATGAGTCTTTTAATAAAGAAAACAATGGATGAAGAAAAGAAAAAAGTATTGAATCAAACTTTAGGTGCAATTGACTTAACTCTTTTAGGGATTGGAGCAATTATTGGTACAGGGATCTTCGTATTAACAGGTATTGTAGCAGCGAAACATGCTGGCCCAGCGATTGTATTATCGTTTATATTAGCGGCGATTGTATGCGCGTGTGTAGCTTTCTGTTATGCTGAATTTGCTTCTACAGTTCCAGTTTCGGGAAGTGTATATTCATATACATATATGACACTAGGTGAGATTTTTGCATTTATAGTCGGTTGGTGCGTTATGTTGGAGTACTTATTAGCGACTTCTGCGGTAGCTGCAGGATGGTCAGCGTATTTTCAGTCATTGTTAATAGGGTTTAATATTCACATTCCTACAATCTTTGCTTCGGCACCTGGTATGGGAAAGGGTGGAATTATTGATTTACCAGCAGTTTTTATTATTTTAGTTGTTACACTTTTATTAAGTCGTGGTGCAAAAGAAAGTGCACGAATAAATAATATAATGGTTGTTATTAAACTGGCTGTTATTGTAGGTTTTATTGCTGTAGGGACACAATACGTAAAACCAGAGAATTGGCAACCATTTCTACCTTTTGGTTTTCATGGTGTGGTAGGAGGCGCTGCTACTGTATTTTTTGCTTTTTTAGGATTTGATGCAGTTGCAACAGCTGCAGAGGAAGTGAAGCGTCCACAACGTAATGTGCCAATTGGGCTACTTGTTTCATTGTTCATTTGTACCATTCTATACGTAGGTGTTTCATTCGTATTAACTGGAATGGTTCCTTTTACGGAGTTGAATGTCGCTGATCCAGTTGCATATGCATTGCGTATTGTGGGAGAAGATAGAATTGCTGGATTGTTATCGGTGGGAGCGATAGCAGGGTTAACAACAGTTCTGTTAGTAGCTATGTTTGCATTTGTTCGTGTATCTTACTCGATGAGTCGAGATGGGTTATTACCAAAAAGACTTTCAAGTGTACATAAACGTTTACAAACTCCATTTTTTAATACGTGGGTTACAGGTATTATTGCAGCTTTATTAGCAGGATTAGTGGATTTGAATTTATTAGCTAATTTAGTGAACATGGGAACGATAACAGCATTTGTTTTTGTATCTATAGCTGTTATTGTATTAAGAAAGACACATCCTAATATGAAAAGGCCATTTCGTGCGCCGCTAGTACCTTTTTTACCAATCGTTTCAATAGTGAGTTGTATATATTTAGCTTTGAACCTCTCTCAGCTTACTATAATTAGTTTTGTAGCATGGGTAATAATAGGTGTAGTTATATATTTTGTATATGCTAAAAAACACAGTAATATTAGAAATGGAAATAGAGTATAG